CGTTCGAGACGCTCCGGATCAAATCCCAAATCTTCTGATCGTTGCTGGTTCATCATCGACCTCCCTGGGGATGCGTGCGAGCATAGTCAAACGGCGTGGATGCCGGCAAGCCACCGCACTCCCAGGTTACAGCAGATACCCCCGGGGGCCCGAGGCGACCAGGATCGGCTCGGCGAAGTGCAGGGACTGGTCGGCGGCGATATCGACCTGCTGCAGTGTGATCTCGAACCGGCGGAGAGGGCATTGCGCCAGCACGGCGATACGTGCGCTGCCATCGCTGCGGACCACGGCCGGTTCGTACGTCTCCACTGGGTGCACCATCTGCCATCCTTCGCCGGCGGTGATCTGGCTCAGCTCCTCCGCCGAGGCGATCAGGTGGGAATGTGTCCAACGTTGGCTGGCCCACAGCTCCTGCATCGCCAGCCAGTACTCGAACACGCCGGCGGCGGTGGGTGGAAACGAGAAGTGGCGGTAGAGCAACTCGACGTCTTGGGTGGGGTAGCCAGCCAAGGTCGATGCCGCGGAGTCGGGTGGCGCGTGCCAGTCGAGCAGTCGCCGCACCGCCTCGACAGAGGTACCGGACCGGGTGGCAAACGGGCGTACCAGCAGGTCATGTCCGCGCTTGCCGAAGAAGCGGTAACGCACCACGAAGCCCGAGGACAGTTGCACTGCCGGCAGTACGGCAAGCACTTCGGCGGCATTGGTTTCGAAGAGATGTTCCCAAAATCGCGCCTCCGCTGACGGTGGGGCCGGGCCGCAACGGTCGCCCGCACGTTGCCGCGCCGCTTCGATGCGGCGCATGACCGCGCGCACGTCCGCCGCCGGAACGAACTCCACCATCATGCCTCCAGCATCTACGATCTCTCGGTGTTGCACAATCGTGAGAGATCCGCGCCGGTGAAGCGCTTGTAAATCGTCGCCAATGCGGTACAGCAGCGCGGATGACGGCACGCGTCGAGCGCTTGGGTCTGCTGTTCGCCGGGTTGTGCGCGCTGAGCGGCGCCTTCGTGCCGGCATTCGCCAAGCTCACGACCAATGTCGCCGATCCGGTCTTCGTGGCCACCGCGACGACGCTGTTTGGTGCCATCTGTGCCGCACTCGTTCTCCTCGCTCGTGGCGAATTGCGCGTGCTCGTGCAGCGTCGAGTCGGGCCGCACCTGCTGGCCATCGGCGCGGTCGGCACCGCCGTTGCCTACGTCCTCTTTTTCTCGGGCGCACGCCGAGCGACCGCCATCGAGACGGTCATCTGCCTGCAAAGTGAACCCGCTTACTCGTTGCTGGCGGCGTGGCTTTTTCTCGGGCACAGGCCGACGTCGCGGCGAGTGCTGGCAATCGGCATCCTGCTGGCCGGGATCATCCTCGCGGTTGGTGGACGGGGATTCGGCGGGTCGAGTGGCATCTGGCTGCTCCTGGCAACGCCGCTGTTCTGGCAGGGGTCGCATCTTCTGGTCCTGCGCCATCTCGTGGGCATTTCACCCCAAGTGCTGACCGGCGCGCGCTACATCGACGGAGGAATCTTGCTGGCGGTGTATTGGGCGATGAGCGGTGGCGTGGCACGTCTGCCGAGCACGCCGGACCTCGTCCGGCTGCTCCCGCTGCTGGCGATCCAGGGTCTCGTCCTGAGTTACGTGGGGACACTGCTGTGGTACCAGGCCATCACCCGGCTCGACCTCGCTCGCACGACGGCCATTGTGGTACCGTCCATCCCGCTGCTCTCGCTGGGGGCGAGTTTTCTCCTCTTGGGGGAAACGCCAACCTTGTTCCAATGGATCGGATTGCTTCTGACCGCGGTAGGCGTGCTGGGGTTTGTGACGGCACCGGACGCGCGGACTCGGCTCGAGCAGGTTGCCGGCGCGGTCCCGAGCGCAGCTTTGACATAAAGCGGTGATTGCTGCATTTGTGGTTTTGCTACCCCGCGAATCCTGA
This DNA window, taken from Candidatus Binatia bacterium, encodes the following:
- a CDS encoding DMT family transporter — translated: MTARVERLGLLFAGLCALSGAFVPAFAKLTTNVADPVFVATATTLFGAICAALVLLARGELRVLVQRRVGPHLLAIGAVGTAVAYVLFFSGARRATAIETVICLQSEPAYSLLAAWLFLGHRPTSRRVLAIGILLAGIILAVGGRGFGGSSGIWLLLATPLFWQGSHLLVLRHLVGISPQVLTGARYIDGGILLAVYWAMSGGVARLPSTPDLVRLLPLLAIQGLVLSYVGTLLWYQAITRLDLARTTAIVVPSIPLLSLGASFLLLGETPTLFQWIGLLLTAVGVLGFVTAPDARTRLEQVAGAVPSAALT